One Thermodesulfobacteriota bacterium genomic region harbors:
- the rodA gene encoding rod shape-determining protein RodA, which produces MHSKWPTLRFDRRLLLNFDWVLLVAVLAVIGLGIANLYSAGYGGHAGTPVYLKQLSYTLVGLGFFVLLMGLDYRLLGKYAPVLYLAVVFALVLAAVMGKTVSGSQRWIDLGIFRLQPSEPAKLALVITLASYYFRKDTGKGFTLPELAAPMALTGLPFVLILLQPDLGTAMMLAILFGSITLFVKLTWPTFIVLASGAVSAAVVAWKYVLKPYQIQRILTFLDPEQDPSGAGYHILQSKIAVGSGLKFGKGWLQGTQGHLDFLPERHTDFAFSVWGEEWGFVGSLVFLGCYFFLILWGLNIALHAKDKFGVLLAFGIVTLLFWQAFINLAMVLGLLPVVGIPLPMVSYGGSSLLTTLMGLGILMSIRMRRFLIV; this is translated from the coding sequence GTGCACAGCAAGTGGCCGACGCTGCGGTTCGATAGGCGCCTGCTTCTGAACTTCGACTGGGTGCTCCTGGTCGCGGTCCTGGCGGTGATCGGCCTGGGCATCGCCAACCTCTACAGCGCCGGCTACGGCGGCCATGCTGGCACGCCGGTCTATCTCAAGCAGCTCTCCTACACCCTGGTGGGTCTGGGCTTCTTTGTCCTCCTCATGGGCCTCGACTACCGGCTTCTGGGCAAGTACGCGCCGGTCCTGTACCTGGCGGTGGTCTTCGCCCTGGTCCTGGCCGCGGTGATGGGCAAGACCGTCTCCGGCTCCCAGCGCTGGATCGATCTCGGCATCTTCCGCCTCCAGCCCTCGGAGCCGGCCAAGCTGGCCCTGGTGATCACCCTGGCCAGCTACTACTTCCGCAAAGACACCGGCAAAGGCTTCACCCTGCCGGAGCTGGCCGCGCCCATGGCCCTCACCGGCCTGCCTTTTGTCCTCATCCTCCTGCAGCCGGACCTGGGCACCGCCATGATGCTGGCCATCCTCTTCGGCTCCATCACCCTCTTCGTGAAGCTGACCTGGCCCACCTTCATCGTCCTGGCCAGCGGCGCCGTCTCGGCAGCGGTGGTGGCCTGGAAATACGTGCTCAAGCCATACCAGATCCAGCGAATCCTGACCTTCCTCGACCCGGAGCAGGACCCGTCCGGGGCTGGCTACCACATCCTGCAGTCCAAGATCGCGGTGGGCAGCGGTCTCAAGTTCGGCAAGGGCTGGCTGCAGGGAACCCAGGGCCATCTCGACTTCCTGCCCGAGCGCCACACCGACTTCGCCTTCTCGGTCTGGGGCGAGGAATGGGGCTTCGTCGGCTCCCTCGTCTTCCTGGGCTGCTACTTCTTCCTCATCCTCTGGGGCCTCAACATCGCCCTCCACGCCAAGGACAAGTTTGGGGTGCTTCTGGCCTTCGGCATCGTCACCCTCCTCTTCTGGCAGGCCTTCATCAACCTGGCCATGGTCCTGGGCCTCTTGCCGGTGGTGGGCATCCCCCTGCCCATGGTCTCCTACGGCGGCTCCTCCCTACTCACCACCCTCATGGGCCTGGGCATCCTCATGAGCATCCGCATGCGGCGGTTCTTGATCGTCTAG